A genomic segment from Flavobacterium sp. 9R encodes:
- a CDS encoding lipopolysaccharide kinase InaA family protein, whose amino-acid sequence MKYIVSPLFAAFAAKIQEYIFTFQSSGTLFGDGQRNKIKLFEWNDRTINIKSFKIPNLINKIAYRYFRKSKARRSFEYATTLLEKGIGTPQPIAYLENYNWLGLTSSFYVSEHLVTELTFRELVEIPEYPENEIILRQFTQFCFDLHEKGIEFLDHSPGNTLIKKVGDQKYAFYLVDLNRMNFHTTMDFDMRMKNLSRLTPKKEMIAIMSDEYAKFYPQPKEIVFEKMWFFTQEFQQKFAKKQRLKKKLKFWKA is encoded by the coding sequence ATGAAATATATAGTAAGTCCATTATTTGCCGCTTTTGCTGCGAAAATTCAAGAGTACATCTTTACTTTTCAATCATCTGGTACTCTTTTTGGAGATGGGCAACGAAATAAAATTAAATTGTTTGAATGGAATGATCGTACTATCAATATAAAATCATTCAAAATTCCGAATCTAATCAATAAAATCGCTTATCGTTATTTTAGGAAATCAAAAGCAAGACGTTCTTTTGAATATGCAACCACTTTGCTAGAAAAAGGAATTGGTACTCCGCAGCCTATCGCTTATTTAGAGAATTATAATTGGCTTGGTTTGACGAGTAGTTTTTACGTAAGTGAACATTTGGTAACCGAATTAACTTTTAGAGAATTGGTTGAAATTCCAGAATATCCTGAAAATGAAATCATCTTACGACAGTTTACACAATTCTGTTTTGATTTACATGAGAAAGGAATTGAGTTTTTAGACCATTCGCCGGGGAATACTTTGATTAAAAAAGTTGGAGACCAGAAATATGCTTTTTATTTGGTAGATCTAAATAGAATGAATTTCCATACAACTATGGATTTTGATATGAGAATGAAAAACCTAAGTAGATTGACGCCAAAAAAGGAAATGATTGCTATAATGAGTGATGAATATGCAAAGTTTTATCCCCAACCTAAAGAAATTGTTTTTGAAAAAATGTGGTTTTTTACTCAAGAATTTCAACAAAAATTTGCCAAAAAGCAACGATTGAAAAAGAAATTAAAATTTTGGAAGGCTTAG
- a CDS encoding glycosyltransferase family 2 protein, whose product MENSSSNSAKLENGLSALIITFNEESNIKSAIENLSFADEIIIVDSHSTDATVSIASSFENVKIIQNKFINYADQRNFAINLASYPWILFIDADERINPALEEEIKNIIQKENSIIAYEFNRTFLFNKQPLHFSGWQTDKIYRLFRKENGYYDGNKIVHEKLIVNGKSGAVKNKLLHYSYTDYSSYKYKMIQYGKMKAIEELNKGTVPNVFHFYIRPAYQFLYQYIIRLGILDGKKGMIICYLNAYSVYERFQELKKLRSNN is encoded by the coding sequence TTGGAAAATAGTAGTAGCAATTCTGCAAAATTAGAAAATGGTTTAAGTGCTTTAATAATCACTTTCAATGAAGAAAGTAATATAAAAAGCGCCATCGAAAACTTGTCTTTTGCTGATGAAATCATTATTGTAGATTCTCACAGTACAGATGCTACGGTAAGCATTGCGTCAAGTTTTGAAAATGTGAAAATCATCCAAAACAAATTTATCAACTACGCCGACCAACGCAATTTTGCGATTAATTTGGCTTCCTATCCTTGGATTCTTTTTATTGATGCCGACGAAAGAATCAACCCAGCTCTCGAAGAAGAAATAAAAAACATCATTCAAAAAGAAAACTCGATTATTGCCTATGAATTCAATCGGACTTTCTTGTTCAATAAGCAACCCTTACATTTTAGTGGCTGGCAAACCGATAAAATTTATCGCCTTTTTCGAAAAGAAAATGGGTACTATGATGGTAACAAAATAGTTCACGAAAAACTGATTGTCAATGGAAAATCAGGTGCAGTTAAAAACAAACTCCTGCACTATTCTTATACTGATTATTCTAGTTACAAATACAAAATGATTCAATATGGAAAAATGAAGGCTATAGAGGAATTGAACAAAGGTACGGTTCCAAATGTTTTTCATTTTTATATTCGACCCGCATATCAATTCCTATATCAATACATTATTCGATTAGGAATATTAGATGGAAAGAAAGGAATGATTATATGCTATTTGAATGCTTACAGCGTTTATGAACGCTTTCAAGAATTAAAAAAATTGCGTTCAAACAACTAA
- a CDS encoding glycosyltransferase family 9 protein, producing the protein MKILVIQQKMIGDVLISSIICNNLRKAYPKAQIDYLVYEATTPVLEGNSSIDNIILFQEKHRKSKSALLQLALSIRATKYDILIDAYSKLESWLIAAISGAKRKISYKKPGRTFLYTDNVPFEAYPETNLGLAIERRLSLIKPLGLSISIDPLPQLFVTEEETSKAKTLLEQHLVKSDKKKIMISLLGSENLKTYPLHYMATVVDSIASNRDVAILFNYFPKQLEAAKTVYNACQKETQQKIYFEVLGGDLRSYIALMNECDVIIGNDGGAINMAKALNKPSFILFSPWIEKKIWATFEDGIRHCSVHLQDFKPELFTSKSEKELKKEALELYQEFKPEFFIEQLNQFLDQNVTDFGK; encoded by the coding sequence ATGAAAATACTTGTCATACAACAAAAAATGATTGGTGATGTTCTTATCAGTTCTATCATTTGTAATAATCTAAGAAAAGCCTATCCCAAAGCTCAAATTGATTATTTGGTTTATGAAGCTACAACTCCCGTTTTGGAAGGGAATTCAAGTATTGACAATATCATTTTATTTCAAGAAAAACATCGTAAAAGCAAGAGTGCTTTATTACAATTAGCACTTTCAATCCGAGCTACAAAATATGATATATTAATTGATGCTTACTCAAAACTAGAAAGCTGGTTAATCGCAGCCATAAGTGGAGCCAAAAGAAAAATATCCTATAAAAAACCAGGACGTACTTTTTTATACACTGATAATGTACCTTTTGAAGCTTATCCAGAAACCAATCTTGGTTTAGCTATCGAAAGACGCCTTTCGTTAATTAAACCTCTGGGATTATCAATATCCATAGATCCTTTACCTCAATTATTCGTAACAGAGGAGGAAACCAGTAAAGCGAAGACACTTTTAGAACAGCATCTTGTAAAAAGCGATAAAAAGAAAATAATGATTAGCCTTCTGGGCAGTGAGAACTTAAAAACCTATCCACTGCACTATATGGCTACTGTAGTAGATAGCATTGCTAGTAATAGAGATGTTGCAATTCTTTTCAATTATTTTCCAAAACAGTTAGAAGCTGCCAAAACCGTTTATAATGCTTGCCAAAAAGAAACCCAACAAAAGATTTATTTTGAGGTATTGGGAGGAGATTTGCGCTCCTATATCGCCCTTATGAACGAATGTGACGTAATTATAGGTAATGACGGAGGAGCTATCAATATGGCAAAAGCGTTAAACAAACCTTCCTTTATCCTCTTTTCTCCTTGGATAGAAAAGAAAATTTGGGCCACTTTTGAAGATGGCATAAGACATTGTTCTGTTCATCTTCAAGATTTCAAACCTGAATTATTTACTTCAAAATCAGAAAAAGAACTTAAGAAAGAAGCGCTTGAATTGTATCAAGAGTTCAAACCTGAATTTTTCATAGAGCAGTTAAATCAATTTCTAGATCAAAATGTAACTGATTTTGGAAAATAG
- a CDS encoding 2,3,4,5-tetrahydropyridine-2,6-dicarboxylate N-succinyltransferase: MNELQTIIEQAWENRALLQETTTTDAIREVIELLDAGKLRVAEPVGDGWQVNEWVKKAVVMYFPIQKMETWESGIFEYHDKMLLKRGYAEKGIRVVPNAVARYGAYISSGVILMPSYVNIGAYVDEGTMVDTWATVGSCAQIGKNVHLSGGVGIGGVLEPLQAAPVIIEDGAFIGSRCIVVEGVHVGKEAVLGANVCLTASTKIIDVTGDEPVEMKGFVPARSVVIPGSYTKKFAAGEFQVPCALIIGTRKPSTDLKTSLNNALREYDVAV, translated from the coding sequence ATGAACGAATTACAAACTATAATAGAACAAGCTTGGGAAAACAGAGCTTTATTACAAGAAACTACTACAACTGATGCAATAAGAGAAGTAATTGAATTACTTGATGCAGGTAAACTTCGTGTTGCAGAACCTGTTGGAGATGGATGGCAAGTAAATGAATGGGTAAAGAAAGCAGTGGTAATGTACTTCCCTATTCAAAAAATGGAAACTTGGGAATCTGGAATTTTTGAGTATCATGACAAAATGTTATTAAAAAGAGGATATGCTGAAAAAGGAATTCGTGTAGTTCCCAATGCCGTAGCACGTTATGGAGCATACATCTCAAGTGGTGTGATTTTAATGCCTAGTTATGTTAATATTGGTGCTTACGTAGACGAAGGAACTATGGTTGATACTTGGGCTACTGTTGGAAGTTGTGCCCAAATTGGTAAAAACGTACACTTAAGTGGTGGTGTTGGTATTGGTGGTGTATTGGAACCTTTACAAGCAGCTCCAGTAATTATTGAAGACGGTGCTTTCATTGGCTCTCGTTGTATTGTTGTTGAAGGTGTTCACGTAGGAAAAGAAGCGGTTCTTGGAGCTAATGTTTGTTTAACTGCATCTACAAAAATTATAGACGTTACTGGTGATGAACCTGTTGAAATGAAAGGCTTTGTTCCTGCACGTTCAGTTGTAATTCCTGGAAGTTATACTAAAAAATTCGCTGCTGGTGAATTCCAAGTTCCTTGCGCTTTAATTATTGGAACTCGTAAACCTTCAACAGACTTAAAAACCTCACTAAACAATGCACTTCGCGAATATGATGTAGCAGTTTAA
- a CDS encoding PAS domain-containing protein has protein sequence MESNQLFKQPTIIDKEVVWDKSRVIMSKTDHRGIIEYANEVFVDVCGYEDYELMGQPHSIIRHPDMPKVLFKVLWENLKLGGNFHAVVKNLAKSGRYYWVVTDFESTKNEDGEITHYFGRRRAVPQEIITNYIEPLYKKLLQIEKASGVEYSEKYLIGFLEEKNRSYVEYINDLFTEYERSQRPETPIAVEEEKGFFKRFFGIL, from the coding sequence ATGGAATCAAATCAGTTATTTAAACAGCCGACTATCATTGACAAAGAGGTAGTTTGGGACAAGTCGAGAGTCATTATGAGTAAAACCGACCATCGAGGAATCATCGAATATGCAAATGAGGTTTTTGTGGATGTTTGCGGATACGAAGATTACGAACTTATGGGACAACCTCATAGTATCATTAGACATCCAGATATGCCAAAAGTACTTTTTAAAGTATTGTGGGAAAATCTAAAACTAGGAGGTAATTTTCACGCTGTTGTTAAAAATCTAGCAAAATCAGGTAGGTACTATTGGGTGGTTACTGATTTTGAATCAACCAAAAATGAAGATGGAGAAATTACCCATTACTTTGGTAGAAGAAGAGCTGTTCCTCAAGAAATAATCACTAATTACATTGAACCATTATATAAGAAATTGCTGCAAATTGAGAAAGCAAGTGGAGTTGAATACAGCGAAAAATATTTGATAGGATTTTTAGAAGAAAAAAATCGTTCTTACGTTGAATACATCAATGACTTGTTTACTGAATACGAGCGTTCACAAAGACCTGAGACACCAATTGCGGTTGAAGAAGAAAAAGGTTTCTTTAAACGTTTTTTTGGTATTCTTTAG
- the ruvX gene encoding Holliday junction resolvase RuvX, whose product MPRILAIDYGQKRTGIAVTDELQIIASGLTTIPSATAIDFLKEYFAKEKVEAVLIGEPKQMNGEPSQSASIIKGFVTHFTNHFPEMKVIRVDERFTSKMAFQTMIDSGLNKKQRQNKALIDEISATIMLQDYLNRK is encoded by the coding sequence ATGCCAAGAATTCTCGCCATAGATTACGGACAAAAGCGAACTGGAATAGCAGTTACTGATGAATTGCAAATTATTGCTTCTGGCTTAACAACTATCCCATCAGCTACTGCAATTGATTTCTTGAAAGAGTATTTTGCCAAAGAAAAAGTAGAAGCGGTATTGATTGGAGAACCCAAACAAATGAACGGAGAGCCTTCTCAAAGCGCCTCTATCATCAAAGGATTTGTGACGCATTTTACCAATCATTTTCCTGAGATGAAAGTCATTCGTGTCGATGAAAGATTTACTTCTAAAATGGCTTTTCAAACGATGATTGATAGCGGATTAAACAAGAAACAGCGCCAAAATAAAGCGCTTATCGATGAAATATCGGCTACAATAATGCTACAAGATTATCTGAACAGAAAGTAA
- a CDS encoding malate:quinone oxidoreductase, producing the protein MPDTTIRTNSDVVLIGAGIMSATLGLILKELQPDLQIEIFERLDAAALESTDAWNNAGTGHSAFCELNYTPEDQAGTISDKKAIAIAESYEVSKQFWAYLIQQNKITSPEEFISKVPHLSFVWGEKNVEFLKNRFELLQKSPLFKDMEYATDFEALKKWMPLVMNGREASKKVAATKMDIGTDVNFGELTKKMLHYLTQLEGVTIYFDHEVRKLKQTEDKRWRIKITDLATGQKRKAYTKFVFIGAGGGSLPLLEKAKIEEGKGYGGFPVSGQWLKCTNPEVIAQHAAKVYGKASVGAPPMSVPHLDTRMIDGQKALLFGPFAGFSTRFLKNGSYTDLPKSIQLDNIYPMISAGLKNWPLTKYLIEQVRLTQEERIEALREYFPNASSEDWHLEKAGQRVQVIKRDELEGGVLEFGTEVINTQDGSLAVLLGASPGASTAVSIMLELIGKCFEQEMQSAEWQEKIRKMIPSYGQALNENPALLAEVRANAAEVLKL; encoded by the coding sequence ATGCCAGATACAACAATACGTACCAATAGTGATGTGGTTTTAATTGGTGCAGGAATTATGAGTGCCACTCTAGGTTTGATACTTAAAGAGTTACAACCCGATTTACAAATTGAAATTTTTGAACGATTAGATGCAGCAGCTCTTGAAAGCACTGATGCATGGAATAATGCTGGTACAGGACACTCTGCTTTTTGTGAACTGAATTATACTCCTGAAGACCAAGCGGGCACTATTTCAGATAAAAAAGCCATTGCTATTGCCGAATCGTATGAGGTTTCTAAACAATTCTGGGCGTATCTTATCCAACAAAATAAAATAACTAGTCCAGAAGAATTCATTAGCAAAGTACCTCACTTGAGCTTTGTTTGGGGAGAAAAAAATGTCGAGTTCTTGAAAAATAGATTCGAATTACTTCAAAAGAGTCCATTATTCAAGGACATGGAGTATGCTACAGATTTTGAAGCATTAAAAAAATGGATGCCATTGGTTATGAATGGTAGAGAAGCATCAAAGAAGGTAGCAGCTACCAAAATGGATATTGGTACCGACGTAAACTTTGGTGAGTTGACAAAAAAAATGTTGCATTACCTCACTCAATTGGAAGGTGTAACTATCTACTTTGACCACGAAGTTAGAAAGTTAAAACAAACAGAAGACAAACGTTGGAGAATCAAAATCACAGATTTAGCCACTGGACAAAAAAGAAAAGCCTATACTAAGTTCGTATTTATTGGTGCTGGTGGTGGTTCTTTGCCTTTGTTAGAAAAAGCAAAAATAGAAGAAGGAAAAGGATATGGTGGTTTTCCAGTAAGCGGACAATGGTTAAAGTGTACCAACCCAGAAGTTATCGCGCAGCATGCTGCTAAAGTTTATGGTAAAGCCAGTGTTGGTGCGCCTCCTATGTCGGTTCCTCACTTAGATACTCGAATGATTGATGGTCAAAAAGCCTTGTTGTTTGGCCCTTTTGCTGGATTTTCAACGCGATTTTTAAAGAATGGTTCTTATACTGATTTACCTAAATCTATTCAGTTAGATAATATTTATCCGATGATTTCAGCTGGATTGAAGAATTGGCCATTAACGAAATATTTGATAGAACAAGTACGTCTTACTCAAGAAGAGCGTATTGAGGCTTTAAGAGAATATTTCCCAAACGCTTCATCTGAAGATTGGCATTTAGAGAAAGCCGGACAACGTGTACAAGTAATCAAAAGAGATGAGTTAGAAGGCGGTGTTTTAGAATTTGGAACAGAAGTAATCAATACGCAAGACGGAAGTTTGGCAGTTTTACTTGGAGCGTCTCCTGGTGCATCTACTGCTGTAAGTATAATGCTAGAGTTGATTGGAAAATGTTTCGAGCAAGAAATGCAATCTGCGGAATGGCAAGAGAAAATCAGAAAAATGATTCCTTCTTATGGTCAAGCGTTAAATGAAAATCCAGCTTTGTTGGCCGAAGTTAGAGCAAATGCCGCTGAAGTGTTGAAATTATAA
- a CDS encoding FUSC family membrane protein, whose translation MFEEIRKFTDSTHFTNALKVTIATVTPVLVFAYLGHFEVGFTIALGAFFTYPSDIPSSLKHKINGLIVAAILVAFANLLVNLAYPYGIIFYPLFGLLIFLFSMISVYGQRATAVSFSCLLAICLSFAHLHSGWEMLQYSGLMFAGGLFYLLISLVFYYLNPYRFVELQLASCIDLTAKYLKLRADLWKIDADKKTITEKQLALQVEINTNHENIRKVLIGNQSLSSDSAQNRKLLIVFVNLVEILELALATAFDHKTLHEKFDAHPQIIKSYSTIATNLKKTLKQLSKNIESRTTYRSKHSLVDDLKKFEATILEYEKSLGEDLAKEGVIMLTTMLHYAESQVEKIKIIERAFNLKIKEEDVVVHRKELEKFLTPQYYPLSTFINNLSFSSTLFRHSLRLSITLLFGFLIGTFLPFQNVFWILLTIIVIMRPGYGLTKERSFQRTFGTFLGGFIAFGCIYFIDNNVVLSLMAILCVLLGMSFTNISYKISATFVTMYVVFLYSILTPNIANVIEFRIIDTIVGAVLAYTFNHFVWPSWEFINTPNHIEKVILANRKYLNEIALFYNKKGSVTTVYKVARKNAFIEIGNLMASFQRMSQEPKSKQKKIAQVYKLTVLNHTLLSSIASMGTYIQSHKTTAASDAFNRVMATVLQNLDDALLVLNPSYSSETNPISTSEKAKGFTELMAIRLKEITEKNPSDAANKVQMQEAQLIIEQLVWLINLSENILKNTKLLVEKE comes from the coding sequence ATGTTTGAAGAAATACGAAAATTTACCGATAGCACGCATTTCACCAATGCTTTGAAAGTCACTATAGCAACAGTAACTCCAGTGTTGGTTTTTGCATATTTGGGACATTTTGAAGTAGGTTTCACTATTGCTTTAGGTGCTTTTTTCACCTATCCAAGTGATATACCAAGTAGCTTGAAGCATAAAATTAATGGGCTTATAGTAGCTGCTATTTTGGTTGCTTTTGCCAATTTATTGGTCAATCTGGCATATCCTTACGGAATTATTTTTTATCCATTATTTGGCTTGCTCATTTTTCTATTCTCGATGATTTCGGTGTATGGACAAAGAGCAACAGCGGTTTCATTTTCGTGCCTATTAGCTATTTGCTTATCGTTTGCTCATTTGCATTCGGGTTGGGAAATGCTGCAATATTCTGGATTAATGTTTGCTGGAGGATTATTTTATCTCTTGATTTCGTTGGTTTTTTATTACCTAAATCCGTATCGTTTTGTTGAATTGCAATTGGCTTCTTGTATTGACTTGACTGCAAAATATTTAAAACTTAGAGCAGATTTATGGAAAATTGATGCGGATAAAAAAACGATAACCGAAAAACAACTGGCTTTACAAGTCGAAATCAACACCAATCACGAGAATATTCGAAAAGTATTAATAGGTAACCAATCATTATCTTCGGATTCGGCTCAAAATCGAAAACTCTTGATTGTATTTGTCAATCTAGTAGAAATATTAGAGTTGGCATTGGCTACCGCTTTTGACCACAAAACGCTACACGAAAAATTTGACGCCCATCCTCAAATCATCAAAAGCTACTCCACAATTGCGACCAATTTAAAAAAGACCTTGAAGCAATTGAGTAAAAATATTGAGAGCAGAACAACCTATCGCTCCAAGCATTCGTTAGTAGATGATTTGAAAAAATTCGAAGCTACTATTTTAGAATATGAAAAAAGTCTAGGAGAAGATTTAGCAAAAGAAGGAGTAATTATGTTGACCACTATGTTGCATTATGCAGAAAGTCAGGTCGAAAAAATAAAGATTATTGAGCGCGCTTTTAATCTAAAAATAAAAGAGGAAGATGTTGTGGTACATCGAAAAGAGTTGGAAAAATTCCTTACACCTCAGTATTATCCCTTGTCTACATTTATTAATAACTTGAGCTTCTCCTCTACTCTTTTTAGACATTCACTACGCTTATCGATTACACTCTTGTTTGGGTTTTTGATTGGTACTTTTTTGCCTTTTCAAAATGTATTTTGGATTTTACTCACCATCATTGTAATCATGCGACCTGGATATGGGCTAACCAAAGAACGTTCGTTTCAGCGAACTTTTGGAACTTTCCTTGGAGGCTTCATCGCTTTTGGTTGTATCTACTTCATTGACAATAATGTCGTTTTGAGTTTGATGGCTATTTTATGTGTGCTTCTGGGTATGTCTTTTACCAACATTAGTTATAAAATCAGCGCTACTTTTGTAACGATGTATGTGGTTTTCTTGTACAGTATACTTACACCCAACATTGCCAATGTAATTGAATTTAGAATTATTGACACCATAGTTGGAGCTGTTTTGGCTTATACTTTCAATCATTTTGTTTGGCCTTCTTGGGAATTTATAAATACACCCAACCATATAGAAAAAGTAATCCTCGCCAATAGAAAATACCTTAATGAAATTGCACTTTTCTACAACAAAAAAGGAAGTGTTACAACGGTTTATAAGGTCGCTAGAAAAAATGCCTTTATTGAGATTGGAAACCTTATGGCATCGTTTCAACGTATGAGTCAAGAACCAAAGTCAAAACAAAAAAAGATTGCTCAAGTATACAAATTGACTGTTTTGAATCATACCTTACTTTCTTCCATTGCATCAATGGGAACATACATTCAATCACACAAAACAACGGCTGCTTCTGACGCCTTCAATCGTGTGATGGCAACTGTCTTACAAAACTTAGACGATGCATTACTGGTTTTAAATCCCTCCTATTCCTCTGAAACCAATCCGATTTCAACTTCTGAAAAAGCAAAAGGATTTACGGAACTTATGGCTATCCGATTAAAGGAAATCACTGAGAAGAACCCTTCAGACGCCGCCAATAAAGTTCAAATGCAAGAAGCGCAACTTATTATTGAACAATTGGTTTGGTTGATTAATCTTTCTGAGAATATTCTAAAAAACACAAAATTACTAGTAGAAAAAGAATAA
- the def gene encoding peptide deformylase, whose protein sequence is MILPIIGYGDPVLRKVGEEVTPDYPNLKEVIANMYETMYNASGVGLAAEQVGLPLRLFVVDTTPFSDDDDLETAAQNQLKGFKRTFINAKIIKEEGEEWAFNEGCLSIPDVREDVYRKPIVTIEYCEEDFVMKTEVFEGLIARVIQHEYDHIEGILFTDKISSLKKRLIQKKLKNIMEGKTFQEYRMKFFAKKGR, encoded by the coding sequence ATGATTTTACCAATTATAGGGTACGGTGATCCTGTTTTAAGAAAAGTTGGAGAAGAAGTTACTCCAGATTATCCTAACTTAAAAGAAGTAATTGCAAACATGTATGAAACCATGTACAATGCTTCTGGAGTTGGTTTGGCTGCAGAGCAAGTAGGTTTACCTTTGCGTTTGTTTGTAGTTGATACGACACCGTTCAGTGATGATGACGATTTAGAAACTGCGGCTCAAAATCAGTTAAAAGGTTTCAAAAGAACATTTATTAATGCCAAAATCATCAAAGAAGAAGGTGAAGAATGGGCTTTCAATGAAGGTTGTTTGAGTATTCCAGATGTGCGTGAAGACGTTTACAGAAAACCGATTGTGACGATAGAATACTGTGAAGAGGATTTTGTGATGAAAACCGAAGTTTTTGAGGGTTTGATAGCAAGAGTTATTCAACACGAATATGATCATATTGAAGGGATTTTGTTCACAGATAAAATATCATCTTTGAAAAAAAGATTGATTCAAAAGAAGTTGAAAAATATCATGGAAGGAAAAACATTTCAGGAGTACCGAATGAAATTTTTTGCCAAAAAAGGAAGATAA
- a CDS encoding DUF5606 domain-containing protein, producing the protein MNLEKILAISGKPGLFALKVQTRTGFVAESLLDGKKVTVSLKSNVSLLTEISVYTYDAEKPLAEVMSNIAKKENNGKAISHKEDNATLNAYFREVLPEYDEERVYASDIKKILNWYNMLQERGLVTDDAPPAVGKEESVTEEVAAEAKPKKAKAKKE; encoded by the coding sequence ATGAATTTAGAAAAAATTTTAGCGATTTCAGGTAAACCAGGTTTATTTGCATTGAAAGTACAAACAAGAACAGGTTTTGTTGCAGAATCTTTATTAGATGGAAAAAAAGTAACAGTAAGTTTAAAAAGTAACGTGAGTTTGTTGACTGAAATCTCTGTTTATACTTATGATGCTGAGAAACCTTTGGCTGAAGTAATGTCGAATATTGCTAAAAAAGAGAACAACGGAAAGGCTATTTCTCATAAAGAAGATAACGCTACTTTGAATGCTTATTTTAGAGAAGTGCTTCCTGAATATGATGAAGAAAGAGTATATGCATCAGATATTAAAAAAATCTTGAACTGGTACAATATGTTACAAGAAAGAGGTTTAGTTACTGATGATGCGCCACCAGCGGTTGGGAAAGAAGAATCAGTTACTGAGGAAGTAGCTGCTGAAGCAAAACCAAAAAAAGCGAAAGCTAAAAAAGAGTAG
- the mazG gene encoding nucleoside triphosphate pyrophosphohydrolase, whose amino-acid sequence MNSRADQLAAFDRLLTIMDELREKCPWDKKQTLQSLRHLTIEETYELGDAILDNDLNEVKKELGDLLLHLVFYAKIGSETQDFDIADVCNEICEKLIHRHPHIYGDTIVENEEEVKQNWEKLKLKEGKKSVLEGVPRSLPALVKASRIQDKVKGVGFDWEEPHQVWDKVQEELQELQEEVASGNQDKMESEFGDVLFSMINYARFLNINPEDALERTNKKFIKRFQYLESKAEELGKPLMDMTLAEMDVFWNEAKKL is encoded by the coding sequence ATGAATTCTAGAGCCGACCAGTTAGCAGCCTTCGATCGATTGTTAACAATAATGGACGAATTGCGAGAAAAATGCCCTTGGGACAAGAAACAAACCTTGCAATCATTACGTCACTTAACCATTGAAGAAACCTATGAGTTAGGGGATGCTATTTTAGATAATGACTTAAATGAAGTTAAAAAAGAGCTTGGTGATTTGCTACTTCATTTGGTTTTTTATGCCAAAATTGGTAGCGAAACACAGGATTTTGATATTGCCGATGTGTGTAATGAAATTTGCGAAAAACTCATTCATCGTCATCCTCATATTTATGGAGATACTATAGTGGAGAATGAGGAAGAGGTAAAGCAAAACTGGGAAAAACTTAAATTAAAAGAAGGAAAAAAATCAGTTTTAGAAGGCGTTCCTAGAAGTTTACCAGCCTTGGTGAAAGCTAGCCGAATTCAAGATAAAGTAAAAGGAGTAGGATTTGATTGGGAAGAACCGCATCAAGTTTGGGACAAAGTGCAAGAGGAATTGCAAGAACTTCAAGAAGAAGTGGCGTCGGGAAATCAAGACAAAATGGAATCGGAGTTTGGAGATGTTTTATTTTCAATGATTAATTATGCCCGTTTTTTAAACATCAATCCCGAAGATGCTCTGGAACGAACCAACAAAAAGTTTATCAAGCGATTTCAATACTTAGAAAGCAAAGCAGAAGAACTAGGGAAACCGCTTATGGATATGACTTTGGCAGAAATGGATGTTTTTTGGAACGAAGCCAAGAAACTTTAA